From the Anguilla anguilla isolate fAngAng1 chromosome 6, fAngAng1.pri, whole genome shotgun sequence genome, one window contains:
- the id2b gene encoding DNA-binding protein inhibitor ID-2b, which produces MKAISPVRSLRKNSASLSEHSLGISRSKTPVDDPLSLLYNMNDCYSKLKELVPSLPQNKNVSKMEILQHVIDYILDLQIALDSNSAIVGLPHHQRPGQATSRTPLTTLNTDISILSLQSAEFPTTAVNTDDSKRLFR; this is translated from the exons atgaaagcaataagTCCGGTGAGGTCTTTGAGGAAGAACAGCGCGAGCTTGTCGGAACATAGTCTCGGAATTTCTAGGAGCAAGACTCCCGTGGATGACCCGTTAAGTCTGCTCTACAACATGAACGACTGCTATTCCAAGCTCAAGGAACTCGTGCCCAGCCTCCCACAGAATAAGAACGTTAGCAAGATGGAAATTCTGCAGCATGTCATCGATTATATTCTGGACCTTCAAATTGCACTTGACTCTAATTCCGCTATTGTTGGCCTCCCACACCATCAGCGACCAGGGCAGGCTACATCCAGGACTCCCTTGACAACCCTCAACACAGACATAAGCATCCTCTCTTTACAG TCTGCTGAGTTTCCAACAACAGCAGTAAACACAGATGACAGCAAGAGGCTATTTCGCTGA